The Anolis carolinensis isolate JA03-04 chromosome 2, rAnoCar3.1.pri, whole genome shotgun sequence genome has a window encoding:
- the eri1 gene encoding 3'-5' exoribonuclease 1 isoform X1: MMEEQKENVEFPGEAKESEGVAGSAASPPFYQRKQRCRLDCQDDNQKKSMSSSSDFSDPIYKEISLTNGHINRMSRPELRAKLAEFKLDTRGEKDVLKKRLKNYYKKEKLMQKQPANAENYYDYICVIDFEATCEEGNQLEFTHEIIEFPIVLINTRTLEIEDTFQQYVKPVINPQLSDFCINLTGISQERVDKADEFPKVLQSVIDWMKQKELGSRYSYAILTDGSWDMSKFLNIQCRVNRLRYPAFAKKWINIRKSYGNFYKVPRNQTKLSTMLEKLGMDYDGRPHSGLDDSRNIAQIAIRMLQDGCELRVNETLYDGQLMTVPSSVPIGGAPVPQMPGFR, translated from the exons ATGATGGAGGAGCAGAAGGAAAACGTTGAGTTTCCCGGAGAGGCGAAGGAGTCGGAAGGCGTCGCTGGCTCGGCCGCATCGCCG CCTTTTTATCAACGTAAGCAGCGATGTAGATTGGATTGTCAAGACGATAATCAAAAGAAATCCATGTCCAGTTCAAGTGACTTCAGTGACCCAATTTACAAAGAGATTTCTCTGACAAATGGTCATATCAATAGAATGAGCAGACCTGAACTTAGAGCTAAACTTGCTGAATTCAAGCTAGATACTAG AGGAGAAAAGGATGTATTAAAGAAAAGGTTGAAAAATTACTATAAGAAAGAGAAATTAATGCAGAAGCAACCTGCAAATGCAGAgaattattatgattacatttgTGTTATTGACTTTGAAGCAACATGTGAAGAAGGAAATCAGCTTGAATTTACACATGAAATAATTGAATTTCCTATTGTCTTAATAAACACCCGGACATTAGAAATA GAGGATACGTTTCAGCAATATGTGAAACCAGTGATTAATCCACAGCTTTCGGATTTCTGCATTAATCTGACTGGAATTTCTCAG GAACGTGTAGACAAAGCCGATGAATTCCCAAAGGTTCTGCAGTCAGTCATAGATTGGATGAAACAGAAAGAACTAGGAAGCAGATATAGCTATGCCATATTAACTGATGG atcttgggatATGAGTAAATTTTTAAATATCCAGTGTCGTGTAAACCGTCTGAGATATCCTGCATTTGCTAAGAAGTGGATTAATATTCGCAAATCCTATGGGAATTTCTACAAG GTTCCTAGAAACCAAACTAAACTATCAACCATGCTTGAGAAGCTTGGAATGGACTATGATGGCCGGCCTCACAGTGGACTTGATGATTCTAGGAACATTGCACAAATAGCAATTCGTATGCTCCAGGATGGATGTGAGCTCCGGGTGAATGAGACGTTGTACGATGGACAGCTGATGACAGTCCCTTCCTCTGTTCCAATAGGAGGCGCTCCTGTACCACAGATGCCTGGGTTTCGATAG
- the eri1 gene encoding 3'-5' exoribonuclease 1 isoform X2, protein MSSSSDFSDPIYKEISLTNGHINRMSRPELRAKLAEFKLDTRGEKDVLKKRLKNYYKKEKLMQKQPANAENYYDYICVIDFEATCEEGNQLEFTHEIIEFPIVLINTRTLEIEDTFQQYVKPVINPQLSDFCINLTGISQERVDKADEFPKVLQSVIDWMKQKELGSRYSYAILTDGSWDMSKFLNIQCRVNRLRYPAFAKKWINIRKSYGNFYKVPRNQTKLSTMLEKLGMDYDGRPHSGLDDSRNIAQIAIRMLQDGCELRVNETLYDGQLMTVPSSVPIGGAPVPQMPGFR, encoded by the exons ATGTCCAGTTCAAGTGACTTCAGTGACCCAATTTACAAAGAGATTTCTCTGACAAATGGTCATATCAATAGAATGAGCAGACCTGAACTTAGAGCTAAACTTGCTGAATTCAAGCTAGATACTAG AGGAGAAAAGGATGTATTAAAGAAAAGGTTGAAAAATTACTATAAGAAAGAGAAATTAATGCAGAAGCAACCTGCAAATGCAGAgaattattatgattacatttgTGTTATTGACTTTGAAGCAACATGTGAAGAAGGAAATCAGCTTGAATTTACACATGAAATAATTGAATTTCCTATTGTCTTAATAAACACCCGGACATTAGAAATA GAGGATACGTTTCAGCAATATGTGAAACCAGTGATTAATCCACAGCTTTCGGATTTCTGCATTAATCTGACTGGAATTTCTCAG GAACGTGTAGACAAAGCCGATGAATTCCCAAAGGTTCTGCAGTCAGTCATAGATTGGATGAAACAGAAAGAACTAGGAAGCAGATATAGCTATGCCATATTAACTGATGG atcttgggatATGAGTAAATTTTTAAATATCCAGTGTCGTGTAAACCGTCTGAGATATCCTGCATTTGCTAAGAAGTGGATTAATATTCGCAAATCCTATGGGAATTTCTACAAG GTTCCTAGAAACCAAACTAAACTATCAACCATGCTTGAGAAGCTTGGAATGGACTATGATGGCCGGCCTCACAGTGGACTTGATGATTCTAGGAACATTGCACAAATAGCAATTCGTATGCTCCAGGATGGATGTGAGCTCCGGGTGAATGAGACGTTGTACGATGGACAGCTGATGACAGTCCCTTCCTCTGTTCCAATAGGAGGCGCTCCTGTACCACAGATGCCTGGGTTTCGATAG